In Crinalium epipsammum PCC 9333, the genomic window GCTAAAATGCCTAATACTTCGTGGAAAATTCCTTATTTACAAATCTTGACAATTCTATGTAAGCCTTATCTGTTAAAGGTTACAAGTATCAATACGAGAGAGGAGACTACTCTCTGCACCCACAAATTCGCCAAACTCCGAACACCCAATAGAAGCAACCATAAGGACATCCACATAAGGAAGATGCCCCTCGGGCGCGTTTAAGCTGAAGGTTAGCTCATTGTAGCTTTTCCATTCGTCTTTCATACGCAGTCCGATGCGATCGCCAAACTTTAAGTAAACCTCATAATCTAAATTCCCCTCATAATCTAAATTCCTAGGTTGCCCACCGCACTCTAGCCAGATAGACTTTTGCACGCTAAAGCCAAAACGTCCATTGGAGTATTTTACCCAAAGTTGGTCAATGGTGCGGAGGTCTTCACATGGGAAATTGTCGAGATCTTGATCAGATAACCAGCCGCTTTCCTCACTCCCTACTACTTTCAGCATGACTCTGCCTGTTTCCTCATCAGCTTCTC contains:
- a CDS encoding GUN4 domain-containing protein, with amino-acid sequence MSEKETLKKIALLAMTSLFSGEEDEQNSLKIKVCSLDDAVEYDNLFSVSIGEPEEDTGDAEAPYFVALVDVEEVDGDEFNCKVLHAEIINDPSENTLKSQMQRENFLRKLKGIKPPDEPPMDDVPLISAVGMDYTTLRDLLAAGKWREADEETGRVMLKVVGSEESGWLSDQDLDNFPCEDLRTIDQLWVKYSNGRFGFSVQKSIWLECGGQPRNLDYEGNLDYEVYLKFGDRIGLRMKDEWKSYNELTFSLNAPEGHLPYVDVLMVASIGCSEFGEFVGAESSLLSRIDTCNL